From the genome of Brassica oleracea var. oleracea cultivar TO1000 unplaced genomic scaffold, BOL UnpScaffold01765, whole genome shotgun sequence, one region includes:
- the LOC106321486 gene encoding CAX-interacting protein 4-like, with the protein MPATAGRVRMPANNRVHSSAALQTHGIWQSAIGYDPYAPTAKEEPKTTQQKTDDPENSYASFQGLLALARITGSNNDEARGSCKKCGRVGHLTYQCRNFLSTKEDKEKDGGEIEAAVMAGLEKVRRCAGRGEVEEVESSEEEEESESEDSDVDSEIEKIIAERYGKKKGSGSSSSVKKKKKRDESESDSDPGDRKRRRRSKKRRTHKRRSVSESEEEEEGRSKRRKERRGRKRDDDSDESSDEERSVKRKSRKEKRRRRSRRNRSDDSESSEDDASGTRQKRRNKVAASSDSDVSGDNDSRVGRGSSKRYEKKSRKRHHRKD; encoded by the coding sequence ATGCCGGCCACCGCGGGAAGAGTTCGCATGCCTGCGAACAACCGTGTCCACAGCAGCGCGGCGCTTCAGACTCACGGCATATGGCAGAGCGCGATCGGTTACGATCCCTACGCGCCAACGGCCAAAGAAGAGCCGAAGACGACTCAGCAGAAGACCGATGACCCTGAGAACTCTTACGCGAGCTTCCAGGGTCTTTTGGCTCTAGCGCGCATCACTGGATCCAACAACGACGAGGCTCGCGGGTCTTGTAAGAAGTGTGGGCGTGTTGGGCACTTGACGTATCAGTGTAGGAACTTTTTGAGTACGAAGGAGGATAAGGAGAAGGATGGTGGTGAGATTGAAGCTGCTGTTATGGCGGGGTTGGAGAAGGTTAGGAGGTGTGCTGGGAGAGGTGAGGTTGAGGAGGTAGAGAGTagtgaggaggaggaggagagtgaGAGTGAGGATTCTGATGTTGATTCTGAGATTGAGAAGATTATTGCTGAGAGGTATGGGAAGAAGAAGGGTAGTGGCAGTAGTAGTAgtgttaagaagaagaagaagcgtgATGAGTCTGAGTCTGATTCTGATCCTGGAGataggaagaggaggaggaggtcgAAGAAGCGGAGGACGCATAAGAGGAGGAGTGTGAGTGAGtctgaggaggaggaagaaggaagGAGTAAGAGAAGGAAGGAGAGGAGgggaagaaagagagatgaTGATTCTGATGAGTCTTCTGATGAAGAGAGAAGTGTTAAGAGAAAGAGTAGGAaggagaagaggagaaggaggagcAGGCGTAACCGTTCTGATGATTCGGAGTCATCTGAGGATGATGCAAGTGGTACAAGGCAGAAGCGCAGGAACAAAGTGGCAGCTTCTTCTGACTCTGATGTCTCGGGTGATAATGATTCACGTGTTGGGAGGGGTTCTTCTAAGAGGTATGAGAAGAAGAGCAGGAAACGCCATCACAGGAAGGACTGA